In Mycobacterium sp. JS623, one genomic interval encodes:
- a CDS encoding alpha/beta hydrolase, with protein MTQLNSRIRAFVVVLISVIPFLATPVAAADPPSGAPGGGPHITDIQHVNDRWDKVSVYSPAMNTVIVNDVFKAPKSGAPTFYLLPGIDGGDDMDGGGIAPGGKSWFGMTDIQGFFATKNVNVVSPLGGAFSWWTNWVADGSKQYQTYMTQELPPLINKQYNTNGRNAVGGLSSTGGTAVDYAVQAPGLYRAVGSYSGLLNPADQPQQVSMTLMSGGASADAMWGPAGGPVWVAHDPSKNVAKLKGVAVYAAASTSGGEGAVDRLPEGFGPNFTGGLIERIVADSTKAFADAAAAAGVPVNYVARPEGSHTWGLFESEMQESWNTTIGPALGA; from the coding sequence GTGACCCAACTGAACAGTCGTATCCGTGCGTTCGTCGTCGTCCTGATCTCGGTAATTCCGTTCCTGGCAACCCCGGTCGCGGCGGCGGATCCGCCGAGTGGAGCACCAGGCGGTGGCCCACACATCACCGACATTCAGCACGTCAACGACCGTTGGGACAAGGTCTCGGTGTACTCGCCGGCGATGAACACGGTGATCGTCAACGATGTCTTCAAGGCCCCGAAGTCCGGAGCGCCCACCTTCTATCTGCTGCCCGGCATCGACGGCGGCGACGACATGGACGGCGGGGGCATTGCTCCCGGCGGCAAGAGCTGGTTCGGGATGACCGACATTCAAGGCTTCTTCGCCACCAAGAACGTCAACGTCGTGTCCCCGCTGGGCGGTGCCTTCAGCTGGTGGACCAACTGGGTCGCTGATGGCAGCAAGCAGTACCAGACCTATATGACCCAGGAGCTGCCCCCGCTGATCAACAAGCAGTACAACACCAACGGCCGCAACGCCGTTGGAGGCTTGTCCAGCACCGGTGGCACCGCGGTGGATTACGCGGTGCAGGCACCGGGGCTCTATCGCGCAGTGGGTTCCTACAGTGGTCTGCTCAACCCCGCGGATCAGCCCCAGCAGGTGTCGATGACGCTGATGAGTGGCGGTGCGAGTGCCGATGCGATGTGGGGTCCGGCGGGTGGTCCGGTGTGGGTGGCCCACGATCCGTCGAAAAACGTCGCCAAGCTCAAGGGCGTGGCGGTCTATGCCGCCGCGTCGACCAGCGGCGGGGAGGGCGCGGTCGACCGGCTGCCCGAGGGCTTCGGCCCCAACTTCACCGGCGGGTTGATCGAGCGCATCGTCGCCGACAGCACCAAGGCGTTCGCCGACGCGGCAGCCGCCGCAGGCGTGCCGGTCAACTATGTCGCGCGGCCCGAGGGCTCCCACACCTGGGGCCTGTTCGAGTCGGAGATGCAGGAATCCTGGAACACCACTATCGGACCCGCGCTCGGGGCGTAG
- a CDS encoding cutinase family protein, with the protein MKPRHIAVSIGAAALATCGLSSAPTPSAQAEPCPDAEVVFARGTTEAPGVGPTGEAFVEALRARVAPKWVGVYAVDYPATIEFSTALDGINDARTHILATAANCPKTKMVLGGFSQGAAVMGFVTASVVPDGVSPAEVPAPMPPEVSNHIAAVALFGKPSTRFMRAINDPAVTIGPQYVGKTIDLCVDNDLVCDTGGRSFSAHNTYVDAGMTDQAATFAANQLQASWAADVLAQPPATGAAPGPQATPAPSPLSAPVAPAPQAPVVAAAGPTPHLDTAPVPPGPPPGPVAPPIAPLA; encoded by the coding sequence GTGAAGCCACGTCATATCGCCGTATCGATTGGCGCTGCGGCACTGGCGACTTGCGGCCTGTCGAGTGCACCGACTCCATCCGCGCAGGCCGAGCCGTGCCCGGACGCCGAAGTTGTTTTCGCTCGAGGCACCACTGAGGCGCCCGGCGTAGGGCCGACGGGAGAAGCGTTCGTCGAGGCACTGCGCGCGCGTGTCGCGCCGAAGTGGGTTGGCGTGTACGCCGTCGACTATCCGGCGACCATCGAATTCTCTACCGCCCTCGACGGCATCAACGACGCGCGCACACACATCCTTGCCACCGCGGCGAATTGCCCCAAGACCAAGATGGTGCTCGGCGGATTCTCGCAGGGTGCCGCGGTCATGGGCTTCGTCACCGCGAGCGTTGTGCCCGACGGGGTTTCGCCGGCGGAAGTGCCGGCACCAATGCCGCCCGAGGTGTCCAACCACATCGCGGCGGTTGCATTGTTCGGCAAGCCGTCGACACGCTTCATGCGTGCGATCAATGACCCGGCCGTCACCATCGGCCCGCAGTACGTGGGCAAAACCATCGACCTGTGCGTCGACAACGACCTTGTCTGCGATACCGGCGGCCGGAGCTTCTCGGCACACAACACGTACGTCGACGCCGGAATGACCGATCAGGCAGCGACTTTCGCCGCGAATCAACTGCAAGCCAGTTGGGCCGCCGACGTGCTAGCGCAGCCACCCGCGACGGGAGCGGCGCCGGGACCGCAAGCAACGCCTGCGCCTTCGCCGCTGTCCGCACCTGTCGCTCCAGCACCGCAGGCACCCGTGGTCGCGGCCGCCGGACCCACACCGCATCTGGATACCGCGCCCGTGCCTCCGGGCCCGCCCCCGGGTCCGGTCGCACCGCCTATTGCGCCTCTCGCCTGA
- a CDS encoding DUF7159 family protein, translating to MLASGEGLTRDGGVGYATRVGHQVQSVLGLSMTSTSVGWVLLDGQGPDAAILDHDAFDILSAGDGGEGATSPHAAAARGAQTIATASGHNVDAVHVTWTDDVESDATALLKSLAGLGFDNAHSISLSNAAQAWGIEVGREGAHAKTGLCVLEPDLATVMIIATGAGTVLTAVTDTRESTDDLVEWLRTVFSKDGWLPECLYLVGARADLDEVTRPIAEALPIAVSDSVDTQVALARGAALATVSQGETTSPAATEPPWRISLVKKPAFATAETVTAATASGTAATRVIEKPRIEPKAGSSTRQRPWLVAHTKKLTIGAAAIAVFGAALFLAAGSALNVENSSAQAADTAAEDTSVTSVSVHTVPPQHVPQLQPLAAEPPPSVPPPPPPLEPLPPPAEPVASMAPEPVAVPAPVSAATAVPHAVPAPTPVAPPTVAPLAAPVAPPTAAPAPFAPPPAGPAPTVPPPAAPAPIAPPPAAPPPTVPPPPPAEGAEPPPPDPLQQVLSPLFGGLP from the coding sequence ATGCTCGCTTCGGGTGAGGGCCTGACCCGCGACGGCGGCGTCGGTTACGCGACGAGAGTGGGGCATCAAGTGCAATCGGTGTTGGGACTGTCGATGACATCCACCAGTGTTGGGTGGGTGCTTCTCGACGGACAGGGTCCTGACGCCGCCATTCTCGATCACGACGCATTCGACATTCTGTCCGCCGGAGATGGTGGCGAAGGTGCTACCTCCCCGCATGCCGCGGCAGCCCGCGGCGCGCAGACCATCGCCACCGCGAGCGGCCACAACGTCGATGCCGTCCACGTCACGTGGACCGACGACGTCGAGAGCGACGCCACGGCACTGCTGAAGTCGTTGGCGGGCTTGGGGTTCGACAACGCGCACTCGATCTCCTTGAGCAATGCCGCGCAGGCGTGGGGGATCGAGGTCGGGCGCGAAGGTGCGCATGCCAAGACGGGGCTGTGTGTCCTCGAGCCTGATCTGGCAACGGTCATGATCATCGCCACCGGGGCGGGCACGGTGCTCACCGCCGTCACCGATACCCGCGAATCCACTGACGACCTTGTCGAGTGGCTGAGAACCGTCTTTAGCAAGGATGGCTGGCTACCGGAGTGTCTGTATCTCGTCGGGGCGCGTGCCGATCTCGATGAGGTCACCCGGCCGATCGCCGAGGCTCTGCCGATAGCCGTCTCCGACTCCGTCGACACCCAGGTCGCGCTTGCGCGTGGGGCGGCACTGGCGACGGTCAGCCAGGGCGAAACGACTTCGCCGGCGGCTACCGAGCCGCCTTGGCGGATATCGCTTGTCAAGAAACCGGCCTTTGCGACGGCAGAAACCGTTACGGCAGCGACGGCCAGCGGCACCGCCGCTACTCGGGTGATCGAGAAGCCGCGAATCGAACCGAAAGCCGGTTCATCGACCAGGCAACGACCGTGGCTGGTGGCGCACACGAAGAAGCTGACGATCGGTGCCGCGGCCATCGCGGTTTTCGGGGCCGCACTGTTTCTCGCAGCCGGTTCGGCGCTCAATGTCGAGAACTCCTCCGCACAAGCCGCAGACACTGCCGCCGAGGACACCTCGGTAACGTCGGTCAGTGTCCACACGGTTCCTCCGCAGCACGTTCCCCAGCTTCAACCGCTGGCCGCCGAACCACCGCCGTCCGTTCCTCCACCGCCTCCACCGCTTGAACCGCTGCCGCCCCCAGCGGAGCCCGTTGCGTCCATGGCACCCGAGCCGGTAGCCGTCCCAGCTCCGGTGTCGGCGGCTACGGCTGTGCCCCACGCAGTTCCGGCACCGACGCCCGTTGCGCCGCCGACAGTCGCGCCGCTAGCAGCGCCCGTTGCGCCGCCGACTGCAGCGCCGGCACCCTTTGCGCCACCACCTGCAGGGCCGGCACCGACGGTGCCGCCACCTGCAGCGCCGGCACCCATCGCGCCACCACCTGCAGCGCCGCCACCGACCGTGCCGCCACCTCCGCCGGCGGAGGGTGCCGAGCCGCCGCCACCGGACCCGTTGCAGCAGGTGTTGAGCCCGTTGTTCGGCGGGCTGCCCTGA
- a CDS encoding class I SAM-dependent methyltransferase, with the protein MTSVPRRTLNDAVTQFWSIAAPLYDLPFLQQWVYRPAQDEVIAALRASDARRAADIACGTGILAARIASELHLDEVYGVDMSDGMLAQAKVRSSDVQWCKGPAEHLPFEDGTLDAVVTTSAFHFFDQPAALRDFYRVLAPGGLAAVTTLSPRQVLPLHRLSANRLNPAHNPSPSEMRALFEDAGFAVSDQHRVRRPAWTLVLSDLITIGVKH; encoded by the coding sequence GTGACGTCAGTGCCGCGCCGGACGCTCAACGACGCGGTCACACAGTTCTGGAGCATCGCCGCTCCGTTGTACGATCTGCCGTTTCTTCAGCAGTGGGTATACCGGCCGGCGCAAGATGAGGTGATCGCCGCGCTGAGGGCCAGCGACGCCCGGCGGGCGGCCGATATCGCTTGTGGCACAGGTATTCTCGCCGCCCGTATCGCGAGCGAGCTGCACCTTGACGAGGTCTACGGCGTTGACATGTCTGACGGCATGCTCGCTCAGGCCAAGGTCCGCTCGTCAGACGTGCAGTGGTGCAAGGGACCTGCCGAGCATCTCCCGTTCGAGGACGGCACGCTGGACGCGGTCGTGACCACTTCGGCGTTTCATTTCTTCGACCAACCCGCCGCGCTGCGTGATTTTTACCGAGTTCTTGCCCCAGGCGGTCTGGCGGCGGTGACGACCTTGAGTCCGCGCCAGGTGCTCCCCTTGCATCGGCTGTCTGCCAACCGGCTCAACCCCGCGCACAACCCGTCTCCCTCGGAGATGCGGGCACTATTCGAGGACGCGGGCTTTGCGGTCAGCGATCAACACCGTGTCCGCCGGCCTGCGTGGACGCTGGTGCTGTCGGACTTGATCACCATCGGCGTCAAGCACTAA